One part of the Arthrobacter sp. EM1 genome encodes these proteins:
- the hemQ gene encoding hydrogen peroxide-dependent heme synthase, which translates to MSHTSAETVTKTASASEESAAQFFTLWTVFKRSAEGLRSDDAAGEFDALTARLADAGVVHRGSYDVSAMRADADIMVWLHGAEPEALQRAVRDIRRSKLFAGTEIAWSAMGVHREAEFAKNHTPAFSRGVEPAEWLCVYPFVRSYEWYLLPDAERGAMLRDHGLLGRDFPQVIANTVSSFALGDWEWILGLEAPELVDLVDLMRHLRATEARHHVREEVPFYTGRRVNAAEIAEVLS; encoded by the coding sequence ATGAGCCACACTTCTGCCGAAACTGTCACTAAAACTGCATCAGCAAGCGAAGAATCAGCAGCGCAGTTCTTCACGCTCTGGACCGTTTTCAAGCGCTCCGCCGAAGGCCTGCGCAGCGACGATGCTGCCGGCGAGTTCGACGCCCTCACCGCACGGCTGGCCGACGCCGGTGTGGTCCACCGCGGCAGCTATGACGTCTCGGCCATGCGCGCCGATGCCGACATTATGGTTTGGCTGCATGGCGCCGAGCCCGAGGCCCTTCAGCGGGCCGTCCGGGACATCCGCCGCAGCAAACTGTTCGCCGGCACCGAAATTGCCTGGTCCGCCATGGGTGTGCACCGCGAAGCGGAGTTCGCCAAAAACCACACGCCCGCATTCTCCCGCGGGGTGGAACCGGCAGAGTGGCTCTGTGTGTATCCCTTCGTCCGCTCCTACGAGTGGTACCTGCTGCCCGACGCCGAACGCGGGGCCATGCTTCGCGACCACGGCTTACTGGGCCGGGACTTCCCCCAGGTCATCGCCAACACGGTGTCCTCCTTCGCCCTCGGCGACTGGGAATGGATCCTCGGCCTGGAAGCCCCCGAACTGGTGGACCTCGTGGACCTGATGCGCCACCTGCGGGCCACCGAAGCCCGCCACCATGTCCGCGAAGAAGTCCCGTTCTACACCGGCCGCCGGGTGAACGCAGCCGAGATTGCCGAGGTCCTGTCATGA
- a CDS encoding FAD-dependent oxidoreductase, with the protein MQAAGSTAEAAPQTAVVVGGGISGLLAARVLARAGVRTTVLEASGVWGGCVGSHTVAGLTLDSGAESFATRSTAVSELAATLGLAGKIVAPQPGGAWVQLPDGPRELPRTGVLGIPANPWDPEVRRSLGFLGSLRASLDSLLPAALGTGPEATSVSALVRARMGRRVLDRLVAPVVGGVHSADPGVLDIDMVAPGLRAGIREHGSLAAAVAAQRRGPRAAAIPGAVAAAPRPPVGAPPLQKAGSAVAGLRGGMHTLIPALLAELGRDGVTLLTGARADAVQRAAGGWRVLAGDTAHDAGLLVVAVDGPAAIDLLAGAVPELAGRRPEAGPDVSLVTLVLDLPRLDAAPRGTGVLVAPQSPGIQAKALTHATAKWEWLADQAGPGTHVIRLSYGRGDARHGAAAMPGPRSDAELFTAALTDASSLLALPVTAADVVDWDVVRWGGALPFASLGHKRRVAEVRNICAADGTLAIVGGWLSGNGLAAIVADTPGQVRQLLAPGEGPG; encoded by the coding sequence ATGCAGGCAGCCGGCTCCACCGCGGAAGCCGCACCGCAGACCGCTGTGGTGGTGGGTGGCGGGATTTCCGGCCTGCTCGCCGCCCGCGTCCTGGCCCGGGCCGGCGTCCGCACCACTGTTCTTGAAGCCAGCGGAGTGTGGGGCGGCTGCGTCGGGAGCCATACGGTGGCCGGCCTGACCCTGGACAGCGGCGCCGAGTCATTCGCCACACGTTCCACGGCCGTGTCAGAGCTCGCCGCCACGCTGGGCCTCGCCGGGAAGATTGTGGCACCGCAGCCCGGCGGCGCCTGGGTCCAGCTGCCCGACGGCCCGCGGGAGCTTCCCCGCACCGGGGTCCTTGGCATCCCGGCCAATCCCTGGGACCCGGAAGTCCGCCGTTCCCTCGGTTTCCTCGGGTCGCTCCGGGCCTCGCTCGATTCACTGCTGCCGGCCGCGTTGGGTACCGGGCCGGAAGCCACAAGCGTGTCGGCGCTGGTCCGTGCCCGCATGGGGCGCCGTGTGCTCGACCGCCTCGTCGCACCTGTCGTCGGCGGGGTCCACTCCGCGGACCCGGGCGTCCTTGACATCGACATGGTGGCACCGGGCCTGCGCGCCGGCATCCGGGAGCACGGATCGCTCGCCGCCGCCGTCGCGGCCCAACGCCGGGGTCCTCGCGCCGCAGCCATTCCCGGTGCAGTTGCCGCCGCGCCACGCCCGCCGGTGGGGGCGCCGCCACTGCAGAAGGCCGGGTCGGCAGTCGCGGGCCTGCGCGGCGGGATGCACACGCTTATCCCGGCACTGCTGGCCGAGCTGGGCCGCGATGGTGTCACCTTGCTGACCGGCGCCCGGGCTGACGCCGTGCAGCGCGCCGCCGGCGGGTGGCGGGTCTTGGCCGGGGACACAGCACACGACGCCGGGTTGCTGGTTGTCGCCGTGGACGGCCCGGCCGCCATCGACCTGCTCGCCGGCGCGGTGCCGGAACTGGCCGGCCGACGTCCGGAGGCAGGCCCGGACGTCAGCCTCGTCACCCTCGTGCTGGACCTTCCCCGGCTCGACGCCGCCCCGCGCGGGACCGGGGTCCTCGTCGCGCCGCAGAGCCCGGGAATCCAGGCCAAGGCACTGACCCACGCCACCGCCAAATGGGAGTGGCTTGCAGACCAGGCCGGTCCCGGTACCCATGTCATCCGGCTGTCCTACGGGCGCGGGGACGCCCGCCATGGCGCCGCAGCGATGCCGGGGCCCCGCTCGGATGCTGAACTCTTCACGGCTGCCTTGACGGATGCATCCTCGTTGCTCGCGCTCCCGGTTACCGCAGCGGACGTGGTGGATTGGGACGTGGTGCGCTGGGGCGGGGCGCTGCCTTTTGCGTCGCTCGGTCACAAGCGCCGGGTTGCGGAGGTCCGCAATATCTGCGCGGCGGACGGCACACTTGCCATCGTCGGCGGCTGGCTGTCCGGCAACGGCCTCGCCGCGATTGTGGCCGACACACCGGGGCAGGTCCGGCAGCTGCTGGCCCCGGGTGAAGGCCCCGGATGA